A region from the Cannabis sativa cultivar Pink pepper isolate KNU-18-1 chromosome 9, ASM2916894v1, whole genome shotgun sequence genome encodes:
- the LOC115722870 gene encoding AP-5 complex subunit mu, whose protein sequence is MAGGCSIRAVWILSSLDTVVFSRRFPVVEKRWRAACRSENLTCAIPDSDTLNYAVFPSLPTDSELVAAFVERKRREGSIRGLGIRMSHSAKGSDSWVDDPITRHIIGLYINKEEDGDNNLLWPLILHTKGQYSVLVLPLVEPRHLKAYAVLCKRSDCGIAVGVDNSLSSLLLDLPSITGAFMVAHAIGDTITGEVVEPEVIVNTSPSVGGLLDSLTGSIGISGISSRAKPVAATVSSSNPSITAVTGAVASDTPRIGTRPLDKDALRTFITSSMPFGTPLDLSHSNIFSMKVNGFSTLDLPPSDLKQPAWKPYLYKGKQRVLFTIHEVVHAAMYDRDEIPDSISISGQINCRAELEGLPDLSFPLTGMNTNHIEVLSFHPCAQIPEQGMDKHAVMFSPPLGNFVIMRYQSKCGIGPPVQGFYQLSMVSEDKGAFLFKLRLMEGYKSPLTMEFCNVTMPFPRRRIISFDGTPSIGIVSNTEHSVEWKIITTGRGLSGRSIEATFPGTVQFAPLQIQRWPMSSSASGLMADEDSDAETDGSNNMVNIDECLMEKMNKDLPSVDLEEPFSWQAYNCAKISFKIVGAPLSGISIDTKSVSIYPAVKAPVELSTQVTSGDYILWNTLGPCPSAAVAKV, encoded by the exons ATGGCGGGTGGTTGCAGCATCAGAGCCGTATGGATCCTCAGTAGCCTCGACACCGTCGTCTTCTCTAG GAGGTTTCCGGTGGTGGAGAAACGGTGGCGAGCGGCTTGCAGGAGTGAGAACCTCACTTGCGCTATACCTGATAGTGATACTCTTAACTATGCCGTATTTCCTTCACTCCCAACTGATTCTGAGCTTGTTGCTGCTTTCgttgagagaaagagaag AGAAGGGTCTATTCGTGGGCTTGGCATCCGTATGAGTCATTCGGCTAAAGGGTCAGATTCCTGGGTTGATGATCCAATCACAAGGCACATAATTGGTCTCTATATAAACAAAGAAGAGGATGGGGATAACAATCTTCTATGGCCTTTAATCTTGCATACAAAGGGCCAATACTCTGTCCTTGTGTTACCTTTAGTTGAACCCAGGCATCTGAAGGCATATGCGGTGTTATGCAAGAGATCTGATTGTGGAATTGCTGTCGGAGTGGATAACAGTCTATCTTCCTTGTTGCTTGATCTTCCATCCATCACAGG GGCGTTCATGGTGGCGCATGCTATTGGTGATACAATCACTGGCGAGGTAGTAGAACCTGAGGTGATTGTAAACACATCTCCATCTGTCGGGGGACTGTTGGACTCGCTAACTGGAAGTATAGGAATATCTGGAATCTCCTCAAGGGCAAAACCTGTAGCTGCTACAGTTTCATCGTCAAACCCATCTATTACTGCTGTAACTGGAGCAGTAGCCTCAGATACTCCTAGGATTGGTACAAGGCCTTTAGACAAAGATGCTCTTCGAACTTTCATAACAAGCTCAATGCCCTTTG GTACCCCATTGGATTTGAGTCATTCTAATATTTTCTCAATGAAGGTTAATGGATTTTCTACGTTAGATTTGCCTCCTTCAGACCTAAAACAACCAGCATGGAAGCCATATCTTTACAAAGGAAAGCAGAGAGTATTATTCACAATTCATGAGGTTGTACATGCTGCCATGTATGATCGAGATGAAATTCCAGATAGTATATCCATTTCTGGTCAAATAAATTGCCGAGCAGAGTTAGAAGGCTTGCCTGATCTGTCATTCCCCTTGACAGGGATGAACACAAATCACATTGAAGTTTTATCCTTTCATCCTTGTGCCCAGATTCCAGAACAGGGTATGGATAAGCATGCTGTCATGTTTTCTCCACCATTGGGTAATTTTGTCATAATGCGTTATCAATCAAAGTGTGGCATTGGACCTCCTGTCCAGGGATTTTACCAATTGTCAATGGTTTCTGAAGACAAAGGTGCATTTTTATTCAAGTTGAGGTTGATGGAAGGTTATAAGTCTCCTCTTACAATGGAGTTCTGTAATGTGACAATGCCTTTCCCTAGGAGGAGAATTATATCCTTTGATGGCACTCCTTCTATTGGAATAGTTTCAAACACCGAGCATTCAGTGGAATGGAAAATTATAACAACTGGGCGGGGCCTCAGTGGGAGAAGTATAGAGGCAACCTTCCCTGGAACAGTGCAATTTGCCCCATTGCAAATTCAAAGGTGGCCTATGTCTAGCTCAGCCTCTGGACTAATGGCTGATGAAGATAGTGATGCTGAGACAGATGGTTCCAATAATATGGTAAACATTGATGAATGCTTGATGGAAAAAATGAACAAGGATCTTCCTTCAGTTGATTTGGAAGAGCCATTTTCTTGGCAGGCGTATAACTGTGCCAAG ATATCATTCAAAATTGTCGGCGCACCATTGTCTGGAATATCAATTGATACGAAATCT GTAAGTATTTATCCAGCTGTTAAAGCACCTGTGGAGCTATCAACTCAG GTTACTTCTGGAGATTACATTTTGTGGAATACATTAGGTCCGTGCCCCTCAGCAGCTGTGGCAAAGGTGTAA